Proteins from one Poecile atricapillus isolate bPoeAtr1 chromosome 6, bPoeAtr1.hap1, whole genome shotgun sequence genomic window:
- the NKX1-2 gene encoding NK1 transcription factor-related protein 2: MAARRCREMQSLAPLRPAGKRCWPCPRASCVSQTEGEGTGAARGSPGAGGHQQPSGCRVQPHPCSGARGSWPPPAHLSARPPAQPGADILDPQKFSRRREPASGSWGSAPRSGEREKSLGRVEVGKDAAAPGSGRNKLEAHGAHAPAESGAEDAGQERDEEDPSGDGTGTGTASPPGPEEPGSPRSARRRRPEPGCGKPRRARTAFTYEQLVALENKFRATRYLSVCERLSLALSLSLTETQVKIWFQNRRTKWKKQHPGSDGAAPAASPAAVGGGSPSPPGPAALPFQTFPSYAAANVLVPPAAPFPLGAGPFAPFLGPAYLGPFYGPHL; encoded by the exons ATGGCCGCTCGGCGCTGCCGGGAAATGCAGTCCCTGGCTCCGCTCCGCCCCGCCGGGAAACGCTGCTGGCCCTGCCCGAGGGCGAGCTGCGTGAGCCAAA cggagggtgaggggacaggtgcAGCCCGTGGCTCTCCGGGCGCCGGGGGACACCAGCAGCCGTCGGGCTGCCGGGTGCAGCCGCATCCCTGCTCCGGTGCCAGAGGCTCCTGGCCGCCCCCTGCCCACCTCTCTGCACGTCCCCCCGCCCAACCCGGGGCAG ACATCCTGGATCCCCAGAAATTCAGCAGAAGACGCGAACCGGCCtcggggagctggggcagcgcCCCCCGCTCGGGCGAGCGGGAGAAAAGTTTGGGAAGAGTTGAAGTAGGAAAGGACGCTGCTGCTCCCGGCAGCGGGAGGAATAAACTAGAGGCACATG GTGCGCACGCCCCGGCCGAGAGCGGCGCCGAGGACGCGGGGCAGGAGCGCGACGAGGAGGACCCGAGCGGGGACGGAACCGGGACCGGCACCGCGAGCCCGCCCGGGCCGGAGGAGCCGGGCTCGCCGCGGAgcgcccggcggcggcggccagAGCCGGGCTGCGGGAAGCCGCGGAGGGCGCGCACCGCCTTCACCTACGAGCAGCTGGTGGCCCTGGAGAACAAGTTCCGAGCCACTCGGTACCTGTCGGTCTGCGAGCGCCTCAGCCTGGCGCTGTCCCTCAGCCTCACCGAGACGCAGGTGAAGATCTGGTTCCAGAACCGCCGCACCAAGTGGAAGAAGCAGCACCCGGGCTCCGACGGGGCGGCCCCCGCAGCATCGCCCGCGGCGGTGGGCGGCGGCAGCCCCAgcccgccgggccccgccgctcTGCCCTTCCAGACTTTCCCTTCCTACGCCGCCGCCAATGTGCTGGTGCCGCCGGCCGCCCCCTTCCCGCTGGGTGCCGGCCCATTCGCTCCTTTCCTGGGCCCCGCGTACCTCGGCCCCTTCTACGGCCCGCACCTCtga